A stretch of Vibrio aphrogenes DNA encodes these proteins:
- the menC gene encoding o-succinylbenzoate synthase — protein sequence MSNSNSLTRSAKLYRYQLPMDSGVIVRDQRLSQREGYIVELQEAGTLAYGECSPLPSFSQESLPQVESELINALQVWHSSGLWPSDESLSPSVAFALSMAQCELKGDLPSQGEYRAAPLCSGDPDELLPVFDAMSQEGRQKVAKVKVGLYEPIRDGMLVNLFLESIPDLQLRLDANRSWTLEKALKFAQYVMPEFRSRIAFLEEPCQTEALSREFAHQTGITIGWDETIQQSDWHQRELVTLLGEHVGALVIKPTLIGSLERCSQFIDFAHQHGLQAVISSSLETSLGLSQLARFSAWKTPQQTPGLDTLQLFQAQLERRWPDSPLPLISLQEQQLIQQW from the coding sequence ATGTCCAATTCCAACTCATTAACTCGTTCTGCCAAGTTGTATCGTTACCAATTACCTATGGACAGTGGGGTGATCGTACGTGATCAGCGCCTATCACAACGAGAAGGTTATATTGTCGAACTGCAGGAGGCAGGCACTTTGGCCTATGGTGAGTGTTCACCACTGCCAAGTTTCAGTCAAGAAAGCTTGCCACAAGTAGAAAGTGAATTGATTAACGCACTACAAGTTTGGCACAGCAGCGGTCTTTGGCCTAGTGATGAGTCTCTATCGCCGAGTGTGGCCTTTGCGTTGTCTATGGCGCAATGTGAGCTTAAAGGTGATTTACCAAGCCAAGGTGAATATCGAGCGGCACCGTTATGCAGCGGCGATCCAGATGAATTATTACCGGTATTTGACGCTATGTCCCAAGAAGGACGGCAAAAAGTGGCCAAGGTTAAAGTAGGGCTGTATGAGCCTATTCGTGATGGCATGCTGGTGAATTTATTCTTAGAGTCGATTCCTGATCTTCAATTGCGTTTAGATGCCAATCGCAGTTGGACGTTAGAAAAAGCCTTGAAATTTGCGCAATATGTGATGCCTGAATTTCGCTCACGAATTGCGTTTTTAGAAGAACCATGTCAAACCGAAGCGCTCAGTCGAGAGTTTGCTCATCAAACCGGCATTACGATTGGTTGGGATGAAACGATCCAGCAAAGCGATTGGCATCAACGTGAGCTTGTAACTTTATTAGGGGAGCATGTGGGAGCCTTGGTCATAAAACCAACCTTGATTGGCTCACTAGAGCGCTGTTCACAATTCATTGATTTTGCTCATCAGCATGGTTTACAAGCGGTGATCAGCTCAAGCCTTGAGACTAGTTTGGGTTTGAGTCAATTGGCTCGTTTTTCTGCTTGGAAAACCCCACAGCAAACACCGGGTTTGGATACGTTACAGCTATTTCAAGCGCAATTAGAGCGCCGATGGCCTGACAGTCCACTACCGTTAATCTCTTTACAAGAGCAGCAACTTATTCAACAGTGGTAA
- the menE gene encoding o-succinylbenzoate--CoA ligase, translating to MDLIQQWRLSHPLDLAIITPRQSYTWQQLDEQIDSLVSLLKAQGVTKESVIALVGKNHINGVLLYLASLRLGALCALMPPQPKVAIAQKLDIIDADFLWLSDEVSSLNAQDFQVSSLSLDPFLNTDSVESLDSLDRVESRGYQRSITSLSHQETLHQESLQREPFHREQLASIVFTSGSTGTPKAVVHAVKHHIASAEGLLAKFRFEQADTWLLSLPIYHVSGLSIIWRWMVKGARLMVGEGHLSAEIQQVTHASLVPLQLQRLLESKQALPLKRVLLGGSHIPMPLIEQAKQRGIDCWVGYGMTEMASTVIAKPVDESPTAGWLLPQRKIKLDQGRIYVAGDTLAAGYLLKGQLTPLVTQQQPWFDTKDLGHSYQQIGKPEEFVIIGRADNQFISGGENIHCEEIEAVLNRHPSIKQALVIAVDDKQYGKRPVAFVDLEGEIDRDSEMPLDAQAYQHFLERYLEKFKCPDAYYLLPASLLSTGIKISRAELVQYYQQYHA from the coding sequence GTGGATTTAATACAGCAATGGCGACTCTCTCACCCTCTTGATCTGGCTATCATTACGCCTCGGCAATCTTATACTTGGCAACAACTGGATGAGCAGATCGACAGCTTGGTTTCGTTATTAAAAGCGCAAGGGGTGACCAAAGAAAGCGTCATTGCGTTAGTTGGCAAGAATCATATTAATGGGGTGTTACTGTATTTAGCGTCACTACGGTTAGGGGCATTGTGCGCTTTGATGCCTCCTCAACCTAAAGTCGCGATCGCGCAAAAGTTGGACATCATTGACGCTGATTTTCTGTGGTTAAGTGATGAGGTATCCTCATTAAATGCTCAAGATTTTCAGGTGTCGTCATTATCTCTAGATCCGTTCCTGAACACTGATTCAGTCGAGAGTCTTGATTCTCTAGACCGCGTTGAATCGCGAGGCTATCAGCGGTCTATTACCAGCCTATCTCACCAAGAAACACTTCACCAAGAATCACTTCAGCGAGAACCGTTTCACCGAGAGCAATTAGCCAGCATTGTGTTCACATCGGGTTCAACGGGGACACCTAAAGCGGTGGTACATGCGGTAAAGCATCACATCGCGAGTGCCGAAGGTTTATTAGCTAAGTTTCGGTTTGAACAAGCGGATACTTGGTTATTGAGTCTGCCGATTTACCATGTTTCTGGCTTGTCTATTATTTGGCGCTGGATGGTGAAAGGGGCTCGCCTAATGGTTGGTGAAGGGCATTTGTCTGCGGAGATCCAACAAGTCACTCATGCTTCTTTAGTTCCTTTGCAGTTACAACGTTTATTAGAGAGCAAACAAGCTTTACCTTTAAAACGTGTTCTTTTGGGGGGATCGCACATTCCGATGCCTTTAATTGAGCAAGCCAAACAACGTGGTATTGACTGCTGGGTGGGCTATGGGATGACTGAAATGGCCTCAACCGTAATTGCTAAACCCGTCGATGAGAGTCCAACAGCAGGCTGGTTATTACCACAACGTAAAATCAAACTCGATCAAGGGCGTATTTATGTCGCTGGAGACACATTAGCCGCTGGCTATTTGCTCAAAGGGCAATTAACGCCGTTAGTGACTCAGCAGCAACCGTGGTTTGATACCAAAGACCTTGGGCATAGCTACCAACAAATAGGCAAACCCGAAGAATTTGTGATTATCGGTCGGGCAGACAATCAATTTATTTCAGGTGGTGAGAATATTCATTGTGAAGAAATTGAAGCAGTGTTAAATCGCCATCCATCCATCAAACAAGCCTTAGTGATTGCAGTAGATGATAAGCAATATGGAAAAAGGCCAGTTGCATTTGTTGATCTTGAGGGCGAGATTGATAGGGATAGCGAAATGCCACTCGACGCTCAAGCCTATCAACACTTTTTAGAGCGCTATTTAGAAAAGTTCAAATGCCCAGATGCCTATTATTTACTGCCAGCCAGCTTGTTAAGTACTGGCATAAAGATCTCCCGCGCAGAGTTAGTTCAATACTATCAGCAGTATCATGCTTAA
- a CDS encoding YeiH family protein gives MGIYLRNYGLFALGALACFTPWVNSPIALTLGFLLTSFGFVPHSIPVTKITKKLLAYSIVGLGFGINIEQAIHATEQGFGIIVTSIFSTLIIGTLLAKKMKLERETGHLIASGTAICGGSAIAAVAPAINAKDQPVGMALAVVFVLNSVALFLFPVIGHALGLSQTQFGTWAAIAIHDTSSVVGAAQAYGEQSLQIATTLKLARALWIVPVAFISAMMFKSESKKITIPFFIIFYCAAIVFCDQVPQFSAVYHSIYSFAKQTLVLCLFLIGCGISVGKLKEAGPKPMIFGITLWVLISTCSLVYIMSHIQ, from the coding sequence ATGGGTATCTATCTTCGAAATTATGGTTTATTCGCTCTTGGCGCTCTTGCGTGCTTTACCCCTTGGGTGAACTCTCCTATTGCGTTAACGCTAGGCTTTTTGCTCACCAGCTTTGGATTTGTACCTCATAGCATTCCCGTGACCAAAATCACCAAAAAACTCTTGGCTTATTCCATTGTCGGTCTTGGCTTTGGCATCAATATTGAGCAAGCAATTCACGCGACTGAGCAAGGGTTTGGTATTATTGTTACCAGTATTTTCAGCACGCTTATTATTGGGACCTTGCTAGCTAAGAAAATGAAATTAGAGCGAGAAACCGGCCACCTGATAGCTTCAGGTACGGCTATTTGTGGTGGCAGTGCCATTGCAGCAGTGGCTCCGGCGATCAATGCCAAAGATCAACCCGTGGGAATGGCTTTAGCCGTGGTGTTTGTGTTGAATTCGGTGGCCTTATTTCTCTTTCCAGTAATTGGTCATGCTTTAGGTTTAAGCCAAACTCAATTTGGTACTTGGGCCGCAATTGCTATCCATGATACTTCATCAGTCGTCGGGGCCGCCCAAGCTTACGGTGAACAATCATTGCAAATTGCGACGACACTCAAACTGGCACGTGCTCTATGGATTGTGCCGGTCGCCTTTATTAGCGCTATGATGTTTAAGAGTGAAAGCAAGAAAATAACCATTCCGTTCTTTATTATTTTCTATTGCGCTGCGATCGTCTTTTGTGACCAAGTGCCACAATTTTCAGCGGTTTACCATTCCATCTACAGCTTCGCCAAACAAACTCTTGTCCTGTGTTTATTTTTGATTGGCTGTGGTATTTCGGTTGGTAAATTAAAAGAAGCTGGTCCTAAACCTATGATATTTGGAATTACCCTTTGGGTACTGATTTCAACTTGTTCATTGGTTTATATCATGAGCCATATTCAATAA
- a CDS encoding Tim44 domain-containing protein, with protein sequence MNRFFVMVALIVVAMVTVPVAEAKRFGGGKSFGKSFKTAPAPKQNVQNTNTLNKKPDANTPRRGGMMGGMLGGLLAGGLLASLFMGGGFEGIQFFDILIIGLIAFVAFKFLRGMMGAKQGSMNRGPQAAYSGAMNRQQFEQPNVQNFEQPQSAGGFGATGQSDVPHNFPPGFDRVAFVEGSREHYRTLQGAWNFNQLDKIEEYVTPSLFEELKAERAQLQGDQHTDVMYVDAEIVRGEYDASKAQLSIQFTGRYRDSVEGVEEDIDEVWHLERDLTANNAPWLIVGIQTNS encoded by the coding sequence ATGAACCGATTTTTTGTCATGGTCGCATTGATCGTGGTTGCTATGGTGACTGTACCAGTTGCTGAAGCCAAGCGTTTTGGTGGGGGTAAGTCGTTTGGTAAAAGTTTTAAAACTGCGCCAGCGCCAAAACAAAACGTCCAAAATACCAATACATTAAATAAAAAACCTGATGCCAATACGCCTCGTCGTGGCGGTATGATGGGAGGAATGCTCGGTGGTTTATTAGCGGGTGGATTACTGGCTTCATTGTTTATGGGCGGTGGTTTTGAAGGTATTCAGTTCTTTGATATCTTAATTATAGGTTTAATTGCTTTTGTCGCGTTTAAATTCTTACGTGGCATGATGGGAGCCAAACAAGGTTCTATGAATCGAGGGCCACAAGCGGCGTATTCTGGGGCGATGAATCGTCAGCAGTTTGAGCAGCCAAATGTACAAAACTTCGAACAGCCTCAGTCTGCAGGTGGTTTTGGTGCAACAGGGCAATCAGATGTTCCTCACAACTTCCCTCCAGGTTTTGACCGTGTAGCCTTTGTTGAAGGTTCTCGTGAGCATTACCGTACACTGCAAGGTGCTTGGAACTTTAATCAATTAGATAAGATTGAAGAATACGTCACCCCGAGTTTATTTGAAGAGCTAAAAGCGGAGCGTGCTCAACTGCAAGGCGATCAACATACCGATGTCATGTACGTTGATGCAGAAATTGTTCGCGGTGAATACGATGCTTCAAAAGCACAATTGAGCATTCAATTTACGGGGCGCTATCGTGATTCAGTCGAAGGTGTGGAAGAAGATATTGATGAAGTTTGGCATCTTGAACGTGATTTAACCGCTAATAATGCACCGTGGTTAATCGTTGGGATTCAAACTAACTCATAA
- the pta gene encoding phosphate acetyltransferase yields MSRTIMLVPISSGVGLTSVSLGVLRAMERKGVNVSFFKPIAQPRSGFDAPDLTSTIITASSDIKVAEATPMSEAESFISNEKTDVLLEQIVERYNTISNTSEVVLIEGLVPTRKHPFANQVNAEIAKTLGAEIVFVATPGTNNAAQLKERIDVACSNFGGTKNKNISGVIINKLNAPVDEAGRTRPDLSEIFDEKSSAAQANIEVMQIFNSSPIRVLGCVPWKIELIATRAIDMAKHLNADIINAGEINTRRIKSITFCARSLPNMIEHFKPGSLLVTSADRPDVIVAAALASMNGVEIGAILLTGGYDIPEQIADLCKPAFEAGLPIFKAQGNTWQTSLNLQSFNLEVPADDKERIEFINDHVASHIDGPWIDSLSEGTQGIRRLSPPAFRYQLTEFARRAGKRIVLPEGDEPRTVKAAAICAERGIAECVLLGNPDEIKRVAAQQGVELGAGVTIINSDEVRENYVARLVELRGAKGMTEVVAREKLQDSVFLGTMMLEAGEVDGLVSGAVHTTANTIVPPFQIIKTAPGASIVSSVFFMLLPDQVLVYGDCAINPDPNAEQLAEIAIQSADSAKAFGIDPRVAMISYSTGTSGKGADVDKVREATKIAQEKRPDLVIDGPLQYDAAIMENVAASKAPNSPVAGKATVFVFPDLNTGNTTYKAVQRSADLVSIGPMLQGMRKPVNDLSRGALVDDIVYTVALTAIQAAQAE; encoded by the coding sequence ATGTCTCGTACTATTATGCTTGTTCCTATTAGCTCTGGCGTTGGTTTAACTAGCGTTAGCCTTGGCGTACTTCGCGCTATGGAACGTAAAGGTGTAAATGTTTCATTTTTCAAACCAATTGCTCAACCTCGTAGTGGTTTTGATGCTCCTGATTTAACATCCACCATCATTACAGCAAGCAGTGACATTAAAGTGGCCGAAGCGACACCAATGTCAGAAGCTGAATCTTTCATCAGTAACGAAAAAACAGATGTTCTACTAGAGCAAATTGTTGAACGTTATAATACGATCAGCAACACGTCTGAAGTTGTGCTAATCGAAGGTTTAGTCCCAACTCGTAAGCACCCATTTGCCAACCAAGTGAACGCTGAAATTGCCAAAACGCTTGGCGCAGAAATCGTATTTGTTGCGACTCCAGGAACAAACAATGCCGCTCAATTAAAAGAGCGTATTGATGTTGCTTGTTCTAACTTTGGTGGCACAAAAAACAAAAACATCTCTGGTGTGATCATCAACAAATTGAATGCTCCAGTCGATGAAGCTGGTCGCACACGCCCAGATTTATCTGAAATCTTTGATGAGAAGAGCAGCGCAGCACAAGCCAACATCGAAGTAATGCAAATTTTCAACTCTAGCCCAATCCGCGTATTAGGCTGTGTGCCTTGGAAAATTGAATTGATTGCTACGCGTGCAATTGACATGGCTAAGCACTTAAATGCTGACATCATCAACGCCGGTGAAATCAATACTCGTCGTATTAAGAGCATCACATTCTGTGCCCGCTCTCTACCAAACATGATCGAGCACTTTAAGCCAGGTTCACTTCTAGTCACTTCGGCTGACCGTCCTGATGTTATTGTAGCGGCAGCTCTTGCTTCTATGAATGGCGTTGAAATTGGCGCAATCTTGCTAACTGGCGGTTATGACATCCCAGAGCAAATCGCTGACCTATGTAAACCAGCATTTGAAGCCGGCCTACCGATCTTCAAAGCGCAAGGTAACACATGGCAAACTTCATTGAACCTACAAAGCTTCAACCTAGAAGTTCCTGCTGACGATAAAGAACGTATCGAATTCATCAACGACCACGTGGCAAGCCACATCGATGGTCCTTGGATTGATTCTCTATCTGAAGGTACTCAAGGTATCCGTCGCCTAAGCCCACCAGCATTCCGTTATCAGTTAACTGAATTTGCTCGTCGTGCAGGTAAGCGCATCGTACTTCCTGAAGGTGATGAGCCACGTACCGTTAAAGCGGCAGCAATCTGTGCTGAACGTGGTATTGCGGAATGTGTACTATTAGGTAACCCTGATGAGATCAAACGTGTTGCTGCTCAACAAGGTGTGGAACTTGGTGCTGGCGTAACCATCATCAATTCTGATGAAGTTCGTGAAAACTACGTAGCGCGCCTAGTTGAACTACGTGGTGCGAAAGGCATGACTGAAGTCGTTGCTCGTGAAAAACTGCAAGATTCAGTGTTCCTAGGCACTATGATGTTAGAAGCGGGTGAAGTTGATGGTCTAGTTTCTGGCGCAGTTCACACTACGGCGAATACTATCGTACCTCCGTTCCAAATCATCAAAACAGCACCAGGTGCGTCTATCGTATCGTCTGTGTTCTTTATGCTATTACCTGACCAAGTATTGGTTTACGGTGACTGTGCAATCAACCCAGATCCAAACGCTGAACAATTAGCTGAAATCGCGATTCAATCAGCAGATTCTGCGAAAGCATTCGGTATCGATCCACGCGTTGCAATGATCTCATACTCTACCGGTACTTCTGGTAAAGGTGCAGACGTTGATAAAGTACGTGAAGCGACTAAGATCGCTCAAGAGAAACGTCCTGATCTTGTGATCGACGGTCCTCTACAATACGATGCTGCGATCATGGAAAACGTAGCGGCTTCTAAAGCGCCTAACTCTCCTGTAGCGGGTAAAGCCACTGTATTTGTATTCCCAGACCTAAACACGGGTAACACAACGTACAAAGCGGTACAACGCTCTGCAGACCTAGTCTCTATCGGTCCAATGCTACAAGGTATGCGTAAGCCTGTGAATGACTTGTCTCGTGGTGCATTGGTTGACGATATCGTCTACACCGTCGCACTAACAGCGATTCAAGCAGCTCAAGCTGAATAA
- a CDS encoding acetate kinase gives MSKLVLVLNCGSSSLKFAIVDAESGDEHLTGLSECLGLPEARIKWKLDGKHEAQLSEGATHEEALAFMVETILASKPELKENLGAIGHRIVHGGEQFTKSALITDEVLKGIQDAATFAPLHNPAHIIGIEAAKHNFPELKNVAVFDTAFHQTMPEEAYLYALPYNLYKDHGIRRYGAHGTSHRFIAQEAAARLNKPQAELNIINCHLGNGASVCAIKNGQSVDISMGLTPLEGLVMGTRCGDLDPAVMFHLHDKLGMSVDQINTMFTKESGLLGLTGVTSDCRFVEDNYGDKEEATRAMNVFCHRLAKYVASYTATLDGQLDAIVFTGGIGENSAPIRELVLNRLGLLGVEVDSAKNLEARFGGEGVITTDSSRVPAMVISTNEELVIAEDTARITGL, from the coding sequence ATGTCAAAACTAGTCCTAGTTTTAAACTGCGGTAGCTCTTCATTAAAATTTGCTATCGTTGATGCAGAATCTGGTGATGAGCATCTAACTGGCCTTTCTGAATGTTTAGGTCTTCCAGAAGCACGCATTAAATGGAAACTTGATGGCAAACATGAAGCTCAATTAAGCGAAGGTGCGACTCACGAAGAAGCCCTAGCTTTCATGGTTGAAACAATTCTTGCTTCTAAACCAGAACTTAAAGAAAACCTTGGTGCAATCGGTCACCGTATCGTTCATGGTGGTGAACAATTTACTAAATCTGCTCTTATTACAGATGAAGTATTAAAAGGCATTCAAGATGCAGCAACGTTTGCACCTCTTCATAACCCAGCTCACATCATTGGTATTGAAGCGGCAAAACACAACTTCCCTGAGTTGAAAAACGTTGCGGTATTTGACACTGCGTTCCACCAAACAATGCCTGAAGAAGCCTACCTATATGCGCTTCCTTACAACTTATACAAAGACCACGGTATTCGTCGTTACGGTGCTCACGGTACTTCTCACCGCTTTATCGCCCAAGAAGCTGCTGCACGTTTAAACAAACCACAAGCTGAATTGAACATCATCAACTGCCACCTAGGTAACGGTGCATCAGTTTGTGCAATCAAAAACGGCCAATCTGTTGACATCTCTATGGGTCTAACACCTTTAGAAGGTCTAGTTATGGGTACTCGCTGTGGTGACTTAGACCCTGCTGTTATGTTCCACTTACATGACAAACTAGGCATGAGCGTTGACCAAATTAATACTATGTTCACAAAAGAATCTGGTTTACTAGGTTTAACTGGTGTGACGTCTGACTGTCGTTTCGTTGAAGATAACTACGGCGACAAAGAAGAAGCTACTCGCGCAATGAACGTATTCTGCCACCGTTTGGCGAAATACGTAGCGTCTTATACTGCGACTCTTGACGGTCAACTAGATGCCATCGTCTTCACTGGCGGTATTGGTGAGAACTCTGCACCAATTCGTGAGCTAGTTCTAAACCGTCTTGGCCTACTAGGCGTTGAAGTTGATAGCGCGAAAAACCTTGAAGCTCGCTTCGGCGGCGAAGGAGTTATCACAACGGATAGCAGCCGAGTACCAGCAATGGTTATCTCAACTAACGAAGAGTTAGTTATCGCAGAAGATACCGCACGCATTACTGGTCTTTAA
- the yfbV gene encoding terminus macrodomain insulation protein YfbV — protein sequence MSQKGFIHRFKDGQQYMDLWPVRKELAPIFPEQRIIKATKFGIKVMPAVAAISILIQMSLHNYHAMPQAVVVALFAISLPLQGIWWLGTRSNTVLPPSLANWYRELYQKVAESGGAQEPIKSKPRYKELALMLKRAFRQLDESALERWF from the coding sequence ATGAGCCAAAAAGGTTTCATTCACCGTTTTAAAGATGGTCAGCAATACATGGATCTTTGGCCGGTTCGTAAAGAGCTTGCCCCTATCTTTCCAGAACAAAGGATCATTAAAGCCACTAAGTTTGGTATTAAGGTGATGCCTGCTGTCGCCGCGATCAGTATTTTAATCCAAATGAGCTTACATAATTACCATGCTATGCCACAAGCCGTCGTGGTAGCTTTGTTTGCCATTAGCTTACCTCTACAAGGCATTTGGTGGCTTGGCACGCGCTCTAATACCGTATTACCTCCGAGTTTGGCGAATTGGTATCGAGAGTTGTATCAAAAAGTCGCTGAGTCAGGGGGCGCACAAGAGCCAATCAAATCTAAGCCTCGTTATAAAGAACTGGCTTTAATGCTAAAAAGAGCCTTTCGACAATTGGATGAAAGCGCATTGGAGCGCTGGTTCTAA
- a CDS encoding ABC transporter substrate-binding protein translates to MKAKQFFATAVIAGTALLSTTGAIAETYKVSVSQIVEHPALDATRNGLVDGLKAKGYEEGKNLEFEYRTAQGNPAIASQIARQFVGEGADVLVGIATPSAQALAATTKNIPIVFTAVTDPVEAKLVKSMDKPTGNVTGLSDLSPIGQHIDLMKELLPNLQTIGAVYNPGEANSVALMTLLKSEAAKRNIQIIESTALKSADIQSATQAIVAKSDVLYAMIDNTVASAIDGMVAAANQAKKPVFAASTTYIESGAVIGLGADYYQVGIQTADYVAAILEGKQPSELPVHVAKASDLIINTQAATQLGINIPQSILERAEVFKK, encoded by the coding sequence ATGAAAGCAAAGCAATTTTTCGCCACCGCGGTTATCGCGGGAACAGCGTTACTTTCTACCACAGGTGCTATAGCAGAAACCTATAAAGTGTCGGTATCACAAATTGTGGAACATCCGGCATTAGATGCCACAAGAAATGGATTAGTGGATGGGTTAAAAGCAAAAGGGTATGAAGAAGGAAAAAATTTAGAATTTGAATACCGCACCGCACAGGGCAATCCAGCCATTGCCTCACAAATTGCTCGTCAGTTTGTTGGAGAAGGCGCAGATGTACTTGTGGGGATTGCCACTCCCTCCGCGCAAGCGTTAGCAGCAACAACCAAAAATATTCCGATTGTATTCACTGCGGTGACGGATCCTGTGGAAGCTAAACTGGTCAAAAGCATGGATAAACCAACGGGCAATGTTACAGGGCTTTCGGATTTATCACCGATTGGTCAACACATTGATCTCATGAAAGAACTATTGCCTAATTTGCAAACAATTGGGGCCGTTTATAATCCAGGTGAAGCAAACTCAGTCGCTTTAATGACTTTATTAAAGTCTGAAGCAGCCAAACGTAATATTCAAATTATTGAAAGTACAGCATTAAAAAGTGCTGATATCCAATCTGCTACTCAGGCTATTGTCGCGAAATCCGATGTCCTTTATGCAATGATCGATAATACGGTAGCCAGTGCCATTGATGGTATGGTTGCGGCGGCCAATCAAGCCAAAAAGCCAGTCTTTGCAGCTTCAACTACTTATATTGAAAGTGGTGCTGTCATTGGATTAGGTGCAGATTATTACCAAGTAGGGATCCAAACTGCCGATTATGTCGCGGCGATACTTGAAGGGAAACAGCCAAGTGAGCTGCCGGTTCATGTGGCGAAAGCCTCCGATCTTATTATTAATACTCAAGCGGCCACGCAATTGGGTATCAATATTCCTCAGTCCATTCTCGAACGCGCTGAAGTCTTCAAAAAATAA
- a CDS encoding ABC transporter permease, with amino-acid sequence MSAFAFYGALELGLVYGLVALGVYLTFRVLDFPDLTVDGSFPMGAAVAAAALVSGVNPWLATAMAFMAGGLSGLVTAFLAVRCGILHLLASILTMLAAFSINIRIMGRPNLSLLGEETIFTPLDSLGGALFIRPLAVAIIVIVSAIIIIRLLNSDFGLALRATGVNARMVAAQGASTGFYTYFGLALSNGLVGFSGAVLAQTNGFADVTAGAGTIVVGLAAVILGQTLIPSRKIWVAVVAVIVGSILYRIAIQFALNTGMFGMQASDLNLVTAILVAIALVAPKIKSNMKAKKAARGAA; translated from the coding sequence ATGTCTGCTTTTGCTTTTTACGGCGCATTGGAATTAGGCCTAGTGTATGGTTTGGTTGCTTTGGGCGTTTATCTCACGTTTCGTGTTCTGGATTTTCCTGATCTTACCGTTGATGGTAGCTTTCCTATGGGAGCGGCCGTTGCCGCCGCCGCTTTAGTTTCGGGAGTCAACCCTTGGTTAGCGACTGCGATGGCATTTATGGCTGGTGGATTAAGCGGATTGGTGACGGCTTTTTTAGCGGTGCGATGTGGCATTTTACATTTGCTAGCCTCGATATTAACCATGTTAGCCGCCTTCTCTATTAATATTCGTATTATGGGAAGACCCAATTTATCGCTGTTAGGTGAAGAGACCATTTTTACTCCATTAGACAGCCTAGGTGGGGCGTTATTTATTCGACCACTAGCGGTAGCCATTATTGTTATTGTATCGGCGATAATAATTATTCGTTTGCTTAATAGTGACTTTGGTTTAGCGCTACGTGCAACGGGTGTGAATGCCCGAATGGTCGCAGCGCAAGGGGCAAGTACGGGGTTTTATACGTATTTTGGCTTAGCACTCTCGAATGGTTTAGTCGGGTTTTCTGGGGCGGTATTAGCGCAAACAAATGGTTTTGCCGATGTGACCGCAGGGGCAGGGACGATTGTTGTCGGTTTGGCGGCGGTGATCTTAGGACAGACCCTCATTCCAAGCCGTAAGATTTGGGTAGCGGTTGTCGCCGTTATTGTCGGTTCAATTTTATATCGCATTGCCATTCAGTTCGCCTTGAACACTGGTATGTTTGGTATGCAAGCTTCCGATCTGAATTTAGTTACAGCAATTTTGGTTGCCATCGCTCTGGTTGCACCGAAAATAAAAAGTAATATGAAAGCTAAGAAAGCGGCGAGGGGAGCAGCATGA
- a CDS encoding ABC transporter ATP-binding protein translates to MIELKNIEVTFNPGTVLENRALRKVNLNVPQHQFLTVIGSNGAGKSTLLGAVTGETPMIGGQVVIDQVDVTKRSVAQRANMCARVFQDPLAGTCGDLTIEENMAIAYMRGKRRGWSLALTSQRRKLFQERISILGLGLEDRLGDNIGLLSGGQRQAVSLIMATLSDSKLLLLDEHTAALDPRMAAFVIDLTKKVIKEFDLTAMMVTHSMKDALACGDRTIMLHQGEIVLDVENEQREGMQVSDLLEMFSRVRGEELADDSLLLG, encoded by the coding sequence ATGATCGAGTTAAAAAATATCGAAGTGACTTTCAACCCCGGAACCGTACTTGAAAACCGAGCCTTGAGGAAAGTAAACCTTAATGTACCGCAACATCAGTTTTTGACTGTTATTGGTTCTAATGGTGCAGGGAAGTCAACCTTACTTGGCGCAGTGACGGGGGAAACGCCGATGATTGGTGGCCAGGTGGTCATTGATCAGGTTGATGTAACTAAGCGTAGTGTCGCTCAACGTGCCAATATGTGCGCGCGAGTGTTTCAGGACCCTTTAGCAGGCACTTGTGGGGATTTAACCATTGAAGAAAATATGGCGATTGCTTACATGCGAGGTAAACGTCGTGGCTGGTCGTTAGCCTTAACCAGCCAACGCCGAAAGCTCTTTCAAGAACGGATCAGCATCCTAGGTTTAGGTTTAGAAGACCGGCTTGGGGATAACATTGGTTTGTTATCGGGAGGGCAAAGACAGGCTGTCAGCTTAATTATGGCAACCTTATCGGACAGCAAGCTTTTATTGTTGGATGAACATACTGCCGCCTTAGATCCAAGAATGGCAGCATTTGTGATTGACCTGACGAAAAAGGTGATTAAAGAGTTTGATCTGACCGCCATGATGGTGACACATTCGATGAAAGATGCACTTGCTTGTGGTGATCGGACGATTATGTTACATCAAGGTGAAATAGTTCTGGATGTTGAAAATGAACAAAGAGAAGGGATGCAAGTATCTGATTTATTAGAAATGTTTAGTAGGGTTCGAGGAGAAGAACTTGCTGATGATAGTCTGCTATTAGGCTAA